A single region of the Populus nigra chromosome 2, ddPopNigr1.1, whole genome shotgun sequence genome encodes:
- the LOC133683186 gene encoding patatin-like protein 2, protein MPLNSSSISHIETLSLRSPIQPPTFGNQITVLSIDGGGIRGIIPGTILAFLESELQKLDGADARLADYFDVISGTSTGGLVTAMLTAPNEQNRPLFAAKDINDFYLENCPKIFPQDGSPFASAGKLITSLRGPKYDGKFLHSIAKEKMGDKRLHQTMTNIVIPTFDIKRLQPTIFSSYQVKNDPSMDALLSDICIGTSAAPTYFPAHYFETKDPSGKVREFNLIDGGVAANNPTLVAMSEVSKEITRKNPDFFPTAPMDYGRFLVLSLGTGIAKSEEKYDADEAAKWGILGWLTSDNSTPLVDVFTEASGDMVDLHVSTVFQALHSEENYLRIQDDTLTGTLSSMDVATKENLENLVKVGEKLLKKPVSRVDLGTGIFTPTDKMTNEEALIKMAKLLSREKHLRDSRSPVGKVATSK, encoded by the exons ATGCCTTTGAATTCCTCCTCAATTTCTCATATCGAGACTTTAAGTTTAAGATCACCCATTCAACCCCCAACTTTTGGAAACCAAATCACTGTTCTTAGCATCGATGGAGGTGGAATAAGAGGAATCATACCAGGAACTATCCTTGCCTTTTTAGAGTCCGAGCTTCAG AAGCTGGATGGTGCAGACGCAAGACTTGCAGACTACTTTGATGTGATTTCAGGCACCAGCACTGGTGGCCTCGTGACTGCTATGCTAACTGCCCCTAATGAGCAAAACCGCCCTTTATTTGCCGCAAAAGACATTAATGACTTCTACCTTGAGAACTGCCCTAAAATCTTTCCACAGGACGG GTCTCCATTCGCCTCTGCTGGAAAACTGATCACGAGTTTGAGAGGACCAAAATACGATGGCAAATTTCTGCATAGCATTGCCAAGGAAAAAATGGGAGATAAACGCCTGCACCAGACCATGACAAACATTgtgatcccaacttttgacatcAAGCGCCTTCAGCCAACAATCTTTTCAAGCTATCAG GTGAAGAATGACCCATCCATGGATGCCCTTTTATCTGATATATGCATCGGGACTTCAGCTGCCCCAACTTACTTCCCTGCCCATTATTTTGAAACCAAGGACCCGTCAGGCAAAGTCAGAGAGTTCAATCTGATTGATGGTGGTGTGGCAGCAAATAATCCA ACTTTAGTTGCCATGAGCGAAGTTTCCAAGGAAATCACTCGGAAGAATCCTGACTTCTTCCCCACAGCGCCTATGGATTATGGTCGATTCCTAGTCCTGTCCTTGGGGACTGGTATAGCAAAATCTGAAGAAAAGTATGATGCAGATGAAGCGGCCAAGTGGGGTATCTTGGGATGGTTGACAAGTGACAATTCTACTCCATTAGTGGATGTGTTTACAGAAGCTAGTGGCGACATGGTTGATCTTCATGTTTCCACTGTTTTCCAAGCCCTCCACTCTGAGGAAAATTATCTTCGAATTCAG GATGACACGCTGACCGGAACACTTTCGTCCATGGATGTTGCCACGAAAGAGAATTTGGAGAATCTTGTGAAAGTGGGtgagaaattgttgaaaaaaccAGTATCAAGGGTGGATTTAGGCACTGGAATCTTTACACCTACTGATAAGATGACAAATGAAGAGGCTCTCATAAA GATGGCTAAATTACTGTCAAGGGAGAAGCATCTTCGTGATTCTAGGTCACCAGTTGGAAAAGTTGCTACTTCGAAGTGA